The Phaeacidiphilus oryzae TH49 region GGCCAGGACCGGCCGGTCCAGCGGATCATCGCCGCCGACACGGGCTCCACCGATGACTCCCCGCGGCTCCTCGCCGAGGCGATCGGCAACGAGTCGGTCGCCCCGATGGCCCGCAGGTCCGGCTTCGGCACGGCCGTCAACGAAGTGGTACGCGGCAGCCGCCCGCTCGAACCCGCCGACCTGCCCTATCCGGTGGCCCCGGCGTACGACCCGTACGGCGGCGGTGCCGTCGCCGACCCCGCCGCCCGCGGCGGCCAGTTCGGCGACCCCCTCGGCCACCACGACGAGCTCGCCGCCGAGCAGGCGGCCGGCACCGGCGGCGCGACCGAGCCGGTGGAGTGGCTCTGGCTGCTGCACGACGACTGCGAGCCGCAGACCGACGCCCTGCGCCAGCTCCTCCGCACCGCCGACGCCACCCCGACCGCCGCCGTCGTCGGCCCCAAGCTCCGCAGCTGGTACGACCGCAGGCAGCTGCTCGAGGTCGGCGTCAGCATCGCCCGCAGCGGACGCCGCTGGACCGGACTGGACCGCCGCGAGCAGGACCAGGGCCAGCGCGACCAGGTCCGCCCGGTGCTCTCGGTCTCCTCGGCCGGGATGCTCATCCGCCGCGACGTCTTCGAGGAGATCGGCGGCTTCGACCCGGCGCTGCCCCTGATGCGCGACGACGTCGACCTCTGCTGGCGGGTCAGCGCCGCGGGGCACCGGGTGATCGTCGCCCCGGACGCCGTCCTCCGGCACGCCGAGGCGGCCTCCCGCGAGCGCCGGCCGATCGACGTCTGGTCCGCCCACCCGCACCGGGTGGACAAGGCCGGCGCGGTCTACACCCTGCTGGCCAACGCCCGCGGCCTGCTGCTGCCCTACGTCTTCCTGCGGATACTGCTGTCGACCCTGGTCCGCGTCGTCGGCTACACCCTCGGCAAGGTGCCGGGGCAGGCGCTGGACGAGCTGGCCGGGCTCGGCCACGTCATGGTCCGGCTGCCCAAGGTGCTGGGCGCCCGCGCCCGCCGGGCCAGGACCCGCGACCGGCACGGGGCCGTCGACGACCGCTCGCTCTTCCCGGCCCCCGGCGCCACCACCCGGATGACCGTCGAGCAGCTGGTCGGCGACCTCGCCGGACGCGGCAGCAACGAGGCCTTCGCCTCCCGGCACGGCGGCGGCGCCGTCGAGTCCGGTCCGGGCGACGACGACGCCGACTTCCTCGAGGTCGAGCAGTTCGCCCGGCTGCGCCGGATCGCCCGCAAGCCCGCCCCGGTGCTCTTCGCCGCGCTGCTGGTGATCGCCCTGTTCGCGTGCCGCGGGCTGATCGGCGGCGGCGTCCTCTCCGGCGGGGCCCTGCTGCCGGCCGGCGGCGGCGCCTCCGACCTCTGGTCCCGGTACGCCGACGCCTGGCACACGGTCGGCGGCGGCACCACCGCGGGCAGCCCTCCATACCTCGGCGTCCTCGCCGTCCTCGCGACCGTCCTGCTCGGCAAGGCCGACCTGGCGGTCACCCTCCTCCTCGTCCTCTCCGTGCCGCTGGCCGGGGTCTCCGCCTACCTGGTCACCCGGCCGCTGATCGACTCCCGGCTGGTCCGCGCCTGGGCCGCCACCGGCTACGCCTTCCTGCCGGCCGCCACCGGCGCGGTCGCCCAGGGCCGGCTCGGCACGGCGGTGCTCGCCGTCCTGCTGCCGCCGCTGGGCCGGGCCGCCGCGGTGGCCGTCGGACTCGGCATCAGGAACGAGACCGCCGCCCGCGGCGGACGGCCCGGCTGGCGCTCCGCCTGGGTCGCCGCGCTGCTGCTCAGCCTCGCCACCGCGTTCGTGCCGCTGGCCTGGTTCCTCGGGCTGGTCTTCGCGGCCGCCGTGCTGGCCCACGCGGTGGTCCGGGGCGGGGCGTTCGGCTCCGGTGGGCAGGCGCTGACCCGGCTCGGCCCGCGCTGCCTGGCCATCGTCGGCAGCCCGGTCCTGGTCCTCGCACCGTGGTCGCTCGGGGTGCTCTCGCACCCCGGCCGGCTCCTGCTGGAGGCCGGCACCGCCGGGGCGGTGGGGCAGCTCCCCACCTCCTTCGACCTGCTGACGCTGGATCCGGGCGGCCACGGGGCCGTGCCCGGCGCCCTGGCGCTCGGCGTGCTGCTGGCCGCGCTGGCCGCGCTGCTCCGCGCCGACCGGCGGCGGGCCGTGCTGGCCGCCTGGGGCGCGGCCGCGGTCGCGCTGATCGGCGGGGTGCTGGTGGCCGGGGTCCGGGTCGGCCCGGGCCCGGGGCAGACCGCCGTCAACGCCTGGTCGGGGCCGGCCATGCTGGTGGCCGGGATCGCGCTGCTGGCCGCCGCCGCGATCGGCGCGGACGGCGCCCGCGAGCGGGTCACCGGGATCGACTTCGGCTGGCGGCAGCCGGTCGCCGCGATCGTGCTCGCGATCGCCGTGCTCGGCCCGGTCTGCTCGGCCGGCTGGTGGCTGGTGCGCGGGGCGGCCTCGCCGCTGAGCCGGGGCAGCGCCGACCTCCTGCCGGCCTTCGTCGCGGAGGACGCCTCCAGCGTCGACCGGGTCCGCACCCTGGTGCTCAAGCCCTCCGCCGACGGGGCCTCCGTCGACTGGGCGCTGGACACCGGCGGCGGGCCGCAGCTGGGCGACGCCGAGATCGCCGACGCCACCGAGCCGGCCACCGGCCTGGACGCGGTCGTCGGCAGCCTCCTCTCCGGCTCCGGCGGCGACCCGGTCAGCCGGCTGGAGAGCTACGGCGTGCAGTATGTGATGGTCCGTCAGCCGCTGCCGTCCTCCTTCGCCTCGGCGCTGGACGGCACCCCCGGGCTCGACCGGCTCAACCAGGTCTCCGGCATCACCACCTGGCGGCTGGACGACACGGTCTCCAGGGCCGCCATCGAGCAGCCCGCGGGCTCCTCGGCCGCGTCCGCGTCCGCCCCGGCCTCCGCCACCTCGGC contains the following coding sequences:
- a CDS encoding glycosyltransferase family 2 protein, with the translated sequence MSAYSSYSSSYPGAPAAAQPAPAYPRHMVTAVIVSHDGARWLPQTLAGLLGQDRPVQRIIAADTGSTDDSPRLLAEAIGNESVAPMARRSGFGTAVNEVVRGSRPLEPADLPYPVAPAYDPYGGGAVADPAARGGQFGDPLGHHDELAAEQAAGTGGATEPVEWLWLLHDDCEPQTDALRQLLRTADATPTAAVVGPKLRSWYDRRQLLEVGVSIARSGRRWTGLDRREQDQGQRDQVRPVLSVSSAGMLIRRDVFEEIGGFDPALPLMRDDVDLCWRVSAAGHRVIVAPDAVLRHAEAASRERRPIDVWSAHPHRVDKAGAVYTLLANARGLLLPYVFLRILLSTLVRVVGYTLGKVPGQALDELAGLGHVMVRLPKVLGARARRARTRDRHGAVDDRSLFPAPGATTRMTVEQLVGDLAGRGSNEAFASRHGGGAVESGPGDDDADFLEVEQFARLRRIARKPAPVLFAALLVIALFACRGLIGGGVLSGGALLPAGGGASDLWSRYADAWHTVGGGTTAGSPPYLGVLAVLATVLLGKADLAVTLLLVLSVPLAGVSAYLVTRPLIDSRLVRAWAATGYAFLPAATGAVAQGRLGTAVLAVLLPPLGRAAAVAVGLGIRNETAARGGRPGWRSAWVAALLLSLATAFVPLAWFLGLVFAAAVLAHAVVRGGAFGSGGQALTRLGPRCLAIVGSPVLVLAPWSLGVLSHPGRLLLEAGTAGAVGQLPTSFDLLTLDPGGHGAVPGALALGVLLAALAALLRADRRRAVLAAWGAAAVALIGGVLVAGVRVGPGPGQTAVNAWSGPAMLVAGIALLAAAAIGADGARERVTGIDFGWRQPVAAIVLAIAVLGPVCSAGWWLVRGAASPLSRGSADLLPAFVAEDASSVDRVRTLVLKPSADGASVDWALDTGGGPQLGDAEIADATEPATGLDAVVGSLLSGSGGDPVSRLESYGVQYVMVRQPLPSSFASALDGTPGLDRLNQVSGITTWRLDDTVSRAAIEQPAGSSAASASAPASATSASSTSSSSTAPVPVPAGEVDVRATIPSGPQGRVLRLADRADSGWQATLDGRPLTATTVDGWAQGFRLPADGGRLVVTYQTGILHKVWIAVQVVLGVVLVILALPGRRDRIDDDLPEGEAASAFADVPPVPGSRRARRLAAAAEGPDGTAEAEPGVYAAPAYQPGAPEPAAAGAPDDPYAPAGADPGYPEYPEEGAGYPQPQAYPDYPGYPDYPSDPADPAAAPAGAQNPPAYGGWDPYSVQQPGTPPYGFPAQGRPAHDDPAGYGSLAPDDPWLSDENGQGYQGDDYRRGDGS